The following proteins are encoded in a genomic region of Natrinema sp. DC36:
- a CDS encoding 50S ribosomal protein L11 yields MAGTIEVLVPGGQANPGPPLGPELGPTPVDVQAVVQEINDQTEAFDGTEVPVTVDYDDDGSFEIDVGVPPTAALVKDEAGFETGSGEPQKDFVADLSVEQVKTIAEQKHPDLLAYDTINAAKEVVGTCASMGVTIEGNDAREFKELVDNGEYDDVLADEAAA; encoded by the coding sequence ATGGCTGGAACCATCGAAGTGCTCGTTCCGGGCGGTCAGGCCAACCCTGGCCCGCCGCTCGGTCCCGAGCTCGGACCGACCCCCGTCGACGTGCAGGCCGTCGTACAGGAAATCAACGATCAGACCGAAGCGTTCGACGGCACCGAAGTCCCCGTCACCGTCGACTACGACGACGACGGCTCCTTCGAGATCGACGTCGGCGTTCCGCCGACGGCGGCGCTCGTCAAGGACGAGGCCGGTTTCGAGACCGGGAGCGGTGAGCCCCAGAAGGATTTCGTCGCGGACCTCTCCGTCGAACAGGTCAAGACGATCGCCGAGCAGAAACACCCCGACCTGCTCGCCTACGACACGATCAACGCCGCGAAGGAAGTCGTTGGCACCTGCGCGTCGATGGGCGTCACCATCGAGGGCAACGACGCCCGCGAGTTCAAGGAACTCGTCGACAACGGTGAGTACGACGACGTGCTTGCGGACGAAGCGGCAGCGTAG
- a CDS encoding SHOCT domain-containing protein, with translation MASESTDGRSYSLVELFAMKFVLADVLIIALLLLAGPVYAIAATALIVIGGFLLWYLTERSGTDDESAVDPDRDGTAENRTEATAEPDPVTTLQERYAAGELSDAEFEAKLDRLLESDERAVEADVETDELSLERER, from the coding sequence ATGGCCAGCGAAAGCACCGACGGGCGGAGCTACTCCCTCGTCGAGTTGTTCGCGATGAAGTTCGTCCTGGCCGACGTGCTGATAATCGCGTTGTTGCTGTTAGCCGGTCCGGTGTACGCCATCGCGGCCACCGCCCTGATCGTGATCGGGGGATTCCTGCTCTGGTATCTCACCGAGCGATCGGGAACCGACGACGAGAGCGCAGTCGATCCCGATCGGGACGGTACGGCCGAGAACCGAACGGAAGCGACCGCCGAGCCCGATCCCGTGACGACCTTACAGGAGCGATATGCCGCTGGTGAACTCTCCGACGCCGAGTTCGAGGCGAAGCTAGACCGACTGCTCGAGTCCGACGAGCGGGCCGTCGAGGCCGACGTCGAGACGGACGAACTCTCCCTCGAGCGTGAGCGCTGA
- a CDS encoding phosphoenolpyruvate carboxykinase (ATP), which produces MSETGTESRPLVRQLPDPTAASNVRYNPSLEELRELAEPDETTTEFGSASYVSEVRSRSADRTKNTVDDEFTDRDHELVDDAIDLAGEREMLCVDRLMGRHPNATFCCRLFVPVEHARIAYAWASLFDPSDGRDPDLYTVHLPDYDETEIRVLPDTGVTTVLGTDYIGEAKKSFLRLFMYRIKQQGGLGLHAGSKRARVRDDDGELQTVGQVFMGLSATGKSTLTSHGCWLEEPEGTAMLQDDVCGLLSDGTVAGSEGKGLFIKTIGLGEDEQPELYEAATAESAILENVAVDDDGTVHFDEDRYTSNSRAIVQRDELESADDEIDLGRMDQLFFITRNPLMPPVAKLNREQAAVAFMLGESIETSAGDPARAGESIRVVGTNPFIIGSEGEEGNIFHELIDILDIDCYVINTGYLGEKSKDIGVTESVTILTEAARGTIQWTDDEQTDLTIPTSIPGLDIEDYYVPDHVDDYESALADLRAERRDYLAEFDDLRQEIEDAVY; this is translated from the coding sequence ATGTCTGAAACCGGGACGGAGTCCCGTCCACTGGTCCGTCAGCTTCCGGATCCGACCGCAGCGTCGAACGTCCGGTACAATCCGTCGCTCGAGGAACTCCGCGAACTCGCCGAACCCGACGAGACGACGACCGAGTTCGGCTCGGCGTCGTACGTCAGCGAGGTCCGTTCGCGGAGTGCGGATCGGACGAAGAACACAGTCGACGACGAGTTTACCGACCGCGATCACGAACTCGTCGACGATGCCATCGATCTCGCGGGCGAGCGCGAGATGCTCTGCGTCGATCGACTGATGGGACGCCACCCGAACGCGACCTTCTGTTGTCGCCTCTTCGTCCCCGTCGAGCACGCCCGAATCGCCTACGCGTGGGCGTCCCTGTTCGATCCGTCCGACGGGCGGGATCCCGACCTCTACACCGTCCACCTGCCCGACTACGACGAAACCGAGATCCGAGTCCTGCCCGACACCGGCGTGACGACCGTCCTCGGTACGGACTACATCGGTGAAGCTAAGAAGTCGTTCCTCCGGCTGTTCATGTATCGGATCAAACAGCAGGGCGGCCTCGGACTCCACGCGGGCAGCAAGCGCGCCCGCGTCCGAGACGACGACGGTGAACTCCAGACCGTCGGACAGGTGTTCATGGGACTCTCCGCGACCGGGAAGTCCACGCTGACCTCCCACGGCTGCTGGCTCGAGGAACCGGAAGGAACCGCTATGCTTCAGGACGACGTCTGCGGCCTCCTCTCCGACGGCACCGTCGCCGGCAGCGAAGGGAAGGGACTGTTCATCAAGACGATCGGCCTCGGCGAGGACGAGCAACCCGAACTCTATGAGGCCGCGACCGCCGAGTCGGCGATCCTCGAGAACGTCGCGGTCGATGACGACGGCACCGTTCACTTCGACGAGGACCGGTACACCTCTAATTCACGAGCGATCGTCCAGCGTGACGAACTCGAGAGCGCCGACGACGAGATCGATCTCGGCCGGATGGATCAGCTCTTCTTCATCACCCGAAACCCCCTGATGCCGCCGGTCGCCAAGCTGAACAGAGAACAGGCCGCCGTCGCCTTCATGCTCGGCGAGTCGATCGAAACCAGCGCGGGCGACCCGGCGCGCGCCGGCGAGTCGATCCGCGTCGTCGGAACGAACCCCTTCATCATCGGCTCGGAAGGCGAAGAGGGGAACATCTTCCACGAGCTGATCGACATTCTCGATATCGACTGTTACGTCATCAACACGGGCTATCTCGGCGAGAAATCGAAAGATATCGGCGTCACCGAGTCCGTGACGATCCTCACCGAGGCCGCTCGCGGAACCATCCAGTGGACCGACGACGAGCAAACGGACCTGACGATCCCCACCTCGATCCCGGGACTCGACATCGAGGACTACTACGTCCCGGACCACGTCGACGACTACGAGAGCGCGCTCGCGGACCTGCGCGCCGAGCGTCGCGACTACCTCGCCGAGTTCGACGACCTCCGTCAGGAGATCGAAGACGCCGTCTACTGA
- a CDS encoding TraB/GumN family protein, translating into MSDAGEADVPEPPAPPDRERGSVEVLGTAHVSQASVDEVRETIDREDPDIVAVELDDGRYRQMKGGTPDDIEAEDLLSGNTVFQFLAYWMLSYVQSRLGDQFDIEPGADMRAAIEAAEANGSGVALVDRDIQVTIQRFWSRLSFTEKLKMVGGLALGVTDPRTIGLTFGAVTGMVIGLIFGAFLAPVLGVGDLLLFGGLASTPLQYAGGAAIGAFAGLFVGLIFLPSLESAERYTGGSLSGFSGRLLAGLAIGIVGCLALVATGTFVGPFSAASVENVGVYAVRGTVGTLAGLGIGVTLGAVLGLSLDTFGGEVEEIEEVDIEEMTDGNVVDAMMEEFRQFSPGGANALIDERDAYIASNLHELREQGYDVLAVVGAGHKAGIERHLLNPDQIPSIESLSGTASSRRFSPLKIVGYLIMVAFFAFFFLLLMAGVRNAFLLKVFVAWFLFNGIFAFTLARLAGARWTSAGVGGAVAWLTSINPLLAPGWFAGYVELRHRPVNVRDIQTLNEIIDDTERPVDEAMSAMFDVPLFRLIMIVALTNIGSMIATGLFPFVVLPWLAPEIGGVDALMGLLLEGVRNSLELLRGLF; encoded by the coding sequence ATGAGCGATGCAGGCGAGGCCGACGTGCCGGAGCCGCCAGCCCCTCCCGACCGCGAGCGCGGCTCCGTCGAAGTTCTCGGGACGGCACACGTCTCGCAAGCCAGCGTCGACGAAGTTCGCGAAACGATCGACCGGGAGGACCCCGACATCGTCGCCGTCGAACTCGACGATGGTCGCTACCGGCAGATGAAAGGCGGGACGCCCGACGACATCGAAGCGGAGGATCTCCTCTCGGGCAACACCGTCTTTCAGTTTCTCGCCTACTGGATGCTCTCGTACGTCCAGTCCCGTCTGGGCGACCAGTTCGACATCGAGCCCGGAGCAGACATGCGAGCCGCTATCGAGGCCGCCGAAGCGAACGGGAGCGGCGTCGCCCTGGTCGACCGCGACATTCAGGTGACGATCCAGCGCTTCTGGAGCCGACTGTCGTTCACCGAGAAGCTGAAGATGGTCGGCGGACTCGCGCTCGGGGTAACCGATCCGCGGACGATCGGGCTCACCTTCGGTGCCGTCACCGGGATGGTCATCGGGCTCATCTTCGGCGCGTTTCTCGCGCCCGTACTCGGCGTCGGCGACCTCCTGTTGTTCGGCGGGCTCGCCTCCACTCCGCTGCAGTACGCCGGCGGCGCCGCCATCGGCGCGTTCGCCGGCCTCTTCGTCGGTCTCATCTTTCTCCCCTCGCTCGAGTCCGCGGAGCGGTACACGGGCGGCTCTCTCTCCGGCTTTTCGGGGCGACTACTCGCCGGACTCGCCATCGGCATCGTCGGCTGTCTCGCATTGGTCGCCACCGGGACGTTCGTCGGGCCGTTCTCCGCGGCGAGCGTCGAGAACGTCGGCGTCTACGCGGTCCGCGGGACGGTCGGAACGCTGGCCGGACTCGGTATCGGCGTGACGCTCGGTGCAGTCCTCGGTCTTTCGTTGGATACGTTCGGCGGCGAGGTCGAGGAAATCGAGGAGGTCGACATCGAGGAGATGACCGACGGCAACGTCGTCGACGCCATGATGGAGGAGTTCCGCCAGTTCAGTCCGGGGGGCGCGAACGCCCTGATCGACGAGCGTGACGCCTACATCGCATCCAACCTCCACGAACTCCGCGAACAGGGGTACGACGTCCTCGCCGTCGTTGGTGCCGGTCACAAAGCCGGTATCGAACGCCACCTGTTGAACCCCGATCAGATACCGTCGATCGAGTCGCTGTCGGGCACCGCCTCGAGCCGCCGGTTTTCGCCGCTGAAGATCGTCGGCTACCTGATCATGGTCGCCTTCTTCGCCTTCTTCTTCCTGTTGCTCATGGCGGGGGTCAGGAACGCGTTCCTGCTGAAGGTGTTCGTCGCCTGGTTCCTGTTCAACGGAATCTTCGCGTTCACGCTGGCGCGACTGGCCGGCGCGCGCTGGACCAGCGCGGGCGTCGGCGGCGCGGTCGCGTGGTTGACGAGCATTAACCCGCTGCTCGCGCCGGGTTGGTTCGCCGGCTACGTCGAACTCAGGCATCGGCCGGTCAACGTCCGGGACATCCAGACGTTAAACGAGATTATCGACGACACCGAGCGGCCGGTCGACGAGGCCATGTCCGCGATGTTCGACGTGCCGCTGTTCCGGTTGATTATGATCGTCGCG
- a CDS encoding 50S ribosomal protein L1, whose product MADSDINTAVARALEDSPDRNFTETVDLAINLRDLDLNEPSNRVDESIVLPSGTGQETRIVVIAEGETAVRAEEAADEVLSGDDVADLDDDEAKDMADETDFFIAEESMMQDIARHLGTVLGPRGKMPDPLAPDDDVVETVNRLKSTVQLRSGDRRTFHTLVGAEDMDAEDIGDNIDVILRRLHADLEKGPQNIDAVYVKTTMGPSVEVA is encoded by the coding sequence ATGGCAGATTCGGATATTAACACAGCAGTAGCCCGCGCACTCGAGGACTCGCCGGACCGGAACTTTACCGAGACGGTAGACCTCGCGATCAATCTGCGCGACTTAGACCTGAACGAACCGTCGAACCGCGTTGACGAGTCGATCGTCCTGCCGTCCGGAACCGGCCAGGAAACTCGCATCGTCGTTATCGCCGAGGGTGAGACCGCAGTCCGCGCCGAAGAGGCGGCGGACGAGGTCCTCTCGGGGGACGACGTGGCCGATCTGGACGACGACGAAGCCAAGGACATGGCCGACGAGACGGACTTCTTCATCGCCGAAGAGTCGATGATGCAAGACATCGCCCGGCACCTGGGTACCGTTCTCGGTCCCCGAGGGAAGATGCCGGACCCGCTCGCGCCCGACGACGACGTCGTCGAAACCGTCAACCGACTCAAAAGTACCGTGCAGCTTCGCTCCGGCGACCGACGAACGTTCCACACGCTCGTCGGCGCCGAAGATATGGATGCCGAAGATATCGGCGACAACATCGACGTCATCCTGCGCCGACTGCACGCCGACCTCGAGAAGGGGCCCCAGAACATCGACGCCGTCTACGTGAAGACGACGATGGGGCCGTCCGTGGAGGTGGCCTAG
- a CDS encoding acyl-CoA thioesterase, protein MTDLIETVIENREMVQPNHANMLETAHGGHVMKWMDEVGAMSAMRFSGETCVTARVDQMNFERSIAVGDTAFITAYVYEAGTSSVKVRLITEREDLRTREREQTTESYFVYVAIDDDSSPTTVPDLTVTTEEGERLRRAALENEAGTADSS, encoded by the coding sequence ATGACGGACCTCATCGAGACGGTGATCGAGAACCGCGAGATGGTACAGCCGAACCACGCCAACATGCTCGAGACGGCCCACGGCGGCCACGTCATGAAGTGGATGGACGAGGTCGGCGCGATGTCGGCGATGCGGTTTTCCGGGGAGACCTGCGTCACCGCCCGCGTCGATCAGATGAACTTCGAGCGGTCCATCGCCGTCGGCGACACGGCGTTCATCACCGCCTACGTCTACGAGGCGGGCACCTCGAGCGTGAAGGTTAGACTGATCACCGAGCGCGAGGACCTGCGGACGCGCGAGCGCGAGCAGACGACCGAATCGTACTTCGTCTACGTGGCGATCGACGACGATAGCTCGCCGACGACGGTGCCCGATCTGACCGTCACCACCGAGGAAGGCGAGCGGCTGCGGCGGGCGGCGCTCGAGAACGAGGCGGGAACCGCCGACAGTTCGTGA
- a CDS encoding chromosome segregation ATPase: protein MHYGLDIGPGAIRVATDAGDGPTIDSITPVAVPVDEGSLEAAGLSGTGSTVRVDGTTHAVGAAARAVADADGAAANAEPESLFAAGVLATKTAVDAPAALDALLDDVLGDATDGRLCYTTPGSLADTAAPTDAHREAVESALADRGVDATPISKGFAVVYDQLAADNYTGLGICLESQTTSAALAYYGVPAMAVTIANGREWIVERAAGETGHAPAQVAGVLEEFVLDPDAAAGEIENALAGAYDALVAELIDAIRAEADETDVQQGLSVPIAIGGDGTIEGVEFLVGGRFDAAALPFSVRGVRLADDPAESAARGALAAARDDVEAYDAVTWSESAADSDETDGVPNTADVTAGAEGAQQTELTFDEAAASDAASDREDDAIDQLFDRLANRDDEVRSVRDDLEALSADLESVEERTAAADEVDELDERLESFGDDLTDLATESETHASDSAVASLDAEIERLDDELEALSDALTALADDIDDYDDALEDVESTAADERADLDDRIDDLAGDLEAVTDRTATIDEEIDEVRTDLEDFEATAATEAAVEEIASQLSDDVDDLEAGIERTGTRIDGVAGRLEELTTRLDDVSGRLERQSDRTDARFDAVETTIDEEIERLETMVRDLDETISTVTTQLNDLETRAAGAETVDGLAADLETVDGRIDDVRATLEEEIATLDDDIDSIAERIDDADAGANETAATGLEDDVSAIADRLESLQTDHDELVRAVESSPDESAVQALEEIRMLDSDIDSLDERMAAVAEQHASLEKRIETMGARIGEIESTGERDDDVEALRTELEAVRGEATATPALPSSIIAGGGGAGVVAGSVTALAGDAVIGVGAALIGLVLIGVAVGLAR, encoded by the coding sequence ATGCATTACGGTCTCGACATCGGACCAGGGGCGATCCGGGTCGCCACCGACGCCGGCGACGGCCCGACGATCGACTCCATCACGCCGGTCGCGGTACCGGTCGACGAGGGGAGTCTCGAGGCTGCTGGGCTTTCGGGGACCGGCAGCACCGTCCGGGTGGACGGAACGACGCACGCGGTCGGCGCTGCCGCTCGAGCGGTCGCCGACGCCGACGGTGCGGCCGCGAACGCGGAACCGGAGTCGCTGTTCGCGGCCGGCGTCCTCGCGACGAAGACTGCAGTGGACGCGCCGGCCGCGCTGGACGCGCTCCTCGACGACGTGCTGGGCGATGCGACGGACGGGCGACTCTGTTATACGACGCCGGGTTCGCTCGCCGACACGGCGGCACCGACCGACGCGCACCGCGAGGCCGTCGAGTCAGCGCTGGCAGATCGCGGGGTCGACGCGACCCCGATCAGCAAGGGCTTCGCCGTCGTCTACGATCAGCTCGCGGCCGACAACTACACCGGGCTCGGAATCTGTCTCGAGTCCCAGACGACGAGCGCCGCGTTGGCGTACTACGGTGTGCCGGCGATGGCCGTGACGATCGCGAACGGACGCGAGTGGATCGTCGAGCGCGCGGCCGGGGAGACCGGGCACGCGCCGGCACAGGTCGCCGGCGTGCTCGAGGAGTTCGTCCTCGATCCCGACGCGGCGGCGGGCGAGATCGAGAACGCGCTCGCGGGAGCCTACGACGCGCTCGTCGCCGAACTGATCGACGCGATCCGGGCGGAAGCCGACGAGACCGACGTCCAGCAGGGGCTCTCTGTCCCCATCGCGATCGGGGGCGACGGGACGATCGAGGGCGTCGAGTTCCTCGTCGGCGGTCGATTCGATGCGGCGGCGCTCCCGTTCTCCGTTCGGGGCGTTCGACTCGCGGATGACCCCGCCGAGAGCGCCGCAAGAGGGGCACTCGCCGCCGCTCGAGACGATGTCGAGGCTTACGATGCGGTCACCTGGTCCGAGTCCGCCGCAGACAGCGACGAGACTGACGGAGTCCCGAACACCGCCGACGTGACCGCGGGAGCCGAGGGAGCCCAACAGACCGAGCTCACGTTCGACGAGGCCGCAGCCAGCGACGCGGCTTCCGACCGCGAGGACGACGCCATCGACCAGCTGTTCGACCGGCTCGCGAACCGCGACGACGAGGTTCGGTCCGTCCGCGACGATCTCGAGGCGCTGTCCGCGGACCTCGAGTCCGTCGAGGAACGGACGGCCGCCGCCGACGAGGTGGACGAACTCGACGAGCGCCTCGAGTCGTTCGGCGACGATCTGACCGACCTCGCGACCGAGAGCGAGACCCACGCGAGCGACTCGGCCGTCGCCAGTCTCGACGCCGAAATCGAGCGCCTCGATGACGAACTCGAGGCGCTCTCGGACGCGCTCACAGCGCTCGCGGACGACATCGACGACTACGACGATGCGCTCGAAGATGTCGAGTCGACCGCTGCAGACGAACGGGCCGACCTCGACGACCGGATCGACGATCTGGCAGGCGACCTCGAAGCCGTCACCGACCGGACGGCGACAATCGACGAGGAGATCGACGAGGTGCGGACGGACCTGGAAGACTTCGAGGCGACTGCCGCGACCGAGGCAGCCGTCGAGGAAATCGCCTCGCAACTGAGCGACGACGTCGACGACCTCGAGGCGGGCATCGAGCGAACCGGGACGCGCATCGATGGGGTCGCCGGCCGACTCGAGGAGCTAACGACGCGTCTCGATGACGTTTCGGGCCGCCTCGAGCGACAATCCGACCGAACCGACGCGCGCTTCGACGCGGTCGAGACGACGATCGACGAGGAGATCGAGCGCCTCGAGACGATGGTTCGCGATCTCGACGAGACGATTTCGACGGTGACTACGCAACTGAACGATCTCGAGACGCGCGCGGCCGGTGCGGAGACGGTCGACGGCCTCGCGGCGGACCTCGAGACCGTCGACGGACGGATCGACGACGTTCGGGCGACACTCGAGGAAGAGATCGCTACCCTCGACGACGATATCGACTCGATCGCGGAGCGGATCGACGACGCCGACGCCGGCGCGAACGAAACTGCTGCCACCGGACTCGAGGACGACGTGTCGGCCATCGCCGACCGCCTCGAGTCGCTCCAGACGGACCACGACGAACTCGTCCGGGCCGTCGAATCCAGTCCGGACGAATCGGCGGTGCAAGCGCTCGAGGAGATTCGGATGCTCGACTCCGATATCGACTCTCTGGACGAGCGGATGGCCGCGGTCGCCGAGCAGCACGCGAGTCTCGAGAAACGGATCGAAACGATGGGTGCACGGATCGGAGAGATCGAATCCACCGGCGAACGAGACGACGATGTCGAGGCGCTCCGGACGGAACTCGAGGCCGTTCGCGGCGAGGCGACCGCTACGCCGGCGCTCCCGTCATCGATTATCGCCGGTGGCGGGGGAGCGGGCGTCGTCGCCGGCAGTGTCACCGCCCTCGCCGGCGACGCCGTGATCGGAGTTGGGGCCGCCCTCATCGGACTCGTTCTGATCGGCGTCGCGGTGGGACTCGCCCGCTGA
- a CDS encoding HAD-IIA family hydrolase, producing MTDYEAAILDVDGTIVRGEELLPGATDGLRALEAAGCSRLLFSNNPTRGADHYGERLAPHGIDIDPATVLTSATVSAEYLAATHPGERVYLVGSERLEAILENAAVELTADPDAAEVVLGSFDKSFSYGTLWESLRALEGDVPFYGTDPDATIPIDEGEIPGSGAILAAMEAVAGREPDAILGKPSSVAAAAAMDRLAADPRNTLVVGDRLDTDIALGNRAGMETALVLTGVTNRSDLAAADVEPDHVLESLAAVDTLL from the coding sequence ATGACCGACTACGAGGCGGCGATCCTCGACGTCGACGGGACGATCGTTCGGGGCGAGGAGTTGCTCCCCGGTGCGACCGACGGCTTGCGCGCACTCGAGGCGGCGGGCTGTTCGCGGCTTCTCTTCTCAAATAACCCGACGCGCGGGGCCGACCACTACGGCGAGCGACTCGCGCCTCACGGAATCGACATCGATCCGGCCACCGTTCTCACCTCCGCGACCGTTTCGGCGGAGTACCTCGCGGCGACCCACCCCGGCGAGCGGGTCTACCTCGTGGGCAGCGAACGACTCGAGGCGATCCTCGAAAACGCCGCCGTCGAACTGACGGCCGACCCCGATGCGGCCGAGGTCGTGTTGGGATCGTTCGACAAGAGCTTCTCGTACGGAACGCTCTGGGAATCGCTGCGGGCGCTCGAGGGGGACGTTCCCTTCTACGGCACCGATCCCGACGCGACGATTCCGATCGACGAGGGGGAGATCCCGGGCTCGGGCGCGATCCTCGCCGCGATGGAAGCCGTCGCCGGCCGCGAACCGGACGCGATCCTGGGGAAGCCCTCGTCGGTCGCGGCCGCGGCCGCGATGGACCGGCTCGCGGCCGATCCCCGGAACACCCTGGTCGTCGGCGACCGGCTCGATACCGACATCGCGCTGGGGAACCGGGCTGGCATGGAGACCGCGCTCGTCCTCACCGGGGTTACCAATCGGTCCGACCTCGCCGCGGCCGACGTCGAACCCGACCACGTCCTCGAGTCACTGGCCGCGGTCGACACGCTCCTCTGA
- a CDS encoding class I SAM-dependent methyltransferase: MGYHTFPVDRADALEDPGRYRYCSREELLAMLEPSADGVVADLGSGTGFYADDVAPFVETLYAVDVQSAMHDRYREKGVPESVQFVTAEISSLPFDDDHLGGAYSTMTHHEYAPTTVGGADTESDDRGSLEELARVIRPGGRLVTVDWSADGDPEIGPPLEERFGLDEATTQLANAGFDIELACDRPATIAIVATR, encoded by the coding sequence ATGGGCTATCATACGTTTCCGGTCGATCGCGCGGACGCGCTCGAGGATCCCGGTCGCTACCGGTACTGTTCCCGCGAGGAACTGCTGGCGATGCTCGAGCCGTCGGCCGACGGCGTCGTGGCCGATCTCGGCTCCGGAACAGGGTTCTACGCTGACGACGTCGCCCCGTTTGTCGAGACGCTGTACGCCGTCGACGTGCAGTCTGCGATGCACGATCGGTATCGGGAGAAGGGCGTCCCCGAGAGCGTCCAGTTCGTCACGGCCGAGATTTCGTCACTGCCGTTCGACGACGATCACCTCGGCGGTGCGTACTCGACGATGACCCACCACGAGTACGCGCCCACGACGGTCGGGGGCGCAGATACCGAGAGCGACGACCGCGGGTCGCTCGAGGAACTCGCACGCGTGATCCGTCCCGGCGGCCGATTGGTGACGGTCGACTGGTCCGCAGACGGTGATCCGGAGATTGGCCCGCCCCTCGAGGAACGGTTCGGGCTCGACGAAGCGACGACCCAGCTCGCGAACGCCGGCTTCGACATCGAGCTGGCCTGCGACCGACCGGCGACGATCGCGATCGTCGCGACGCGTTGA
- a CDS encoding HEWD family protein has product MSAQVRKPTARVCEECGRGEVWDETLEAWQLAREDGEKQVGNPHCIHEWDINGTFNPVDGPDT; this is encoded by the coding sequence ATGAGCGCACAGGTACGAAAACCGACCGCGAGAGTCTGCGAAGAGTGCGGTCGCGGCGAAGTATGGGACGAAACCCTCGAGGCGTGGCAACTCGCTCGCGAAGACGGCGAGAAACAGGTTGGCAATCCACACTGCATTCACGAGTGGGACATCAACGGCACGTTCAATCCGGTCGATGGCCCGGATACCTGA
- a CDS encoding glycine zipper 2TM domain-containing protein: protein MRERITAVLLRARYAAIGAAVGAAIGGLFSRNAASTGGAIGGLVGATVAETRGTLEGVVEEAKERDPRTNSVDTE, encoded by the coding sequence ATGAGAGAACGTATAACGGCAGTGTTGCTTCGCGCACGGTACGCAGCGATCGGTGCGGCAGTCGGTGCGGCGATCGGTGGACTGTTCAGTCGAAACGCCGCGAGTACCGGCGGTGCGATCGGCGGCCTCGTCGGTGCCACCGTCGCGGAAACGCGCGGAACCCTCGAGGGCGTCGTCGAGGAGGCCAAAGAGCGCGACCCGCGAACTAATTCGGTCGACACCGAGTAG
- the cutA gene encoding divalent-cation tolerance protein CutA, with the protein MPSVYITAPPEAADDIAETLVEERLAACVNRLSTSSTYRWEGKIHHDDEAILLAKTTDEAYDELVARVRDLHPDDVPCLERFDEDAVLESFATWRAESVE; encoded by the coding sequence ATGCCGAGCGTCTACATCACGGCGCCGCCGGAGGCGGCCGACGATATCGCCGAGACGCTGGTCGAGGAGCGACTCGCCGCCTGCGTGAATCGACTGTCGACGAGCTCGACGTATCGGTGGGAGGGGAAGATCCACCACGACGACGAGGCGATTCTCCTCGCGAAGACGACCGACGAGGCGTACGACGAACTCGTCGCACGCGTCCGCGATCTGCATCCCGACGACGTACCCTGTCTCGAGCGATTCGACGAGGACGCCGTCCTCGAGTCGTTCGCGACGTGGCGAGCGGAGAGCGTCGAGTAG
- a CDS encoding rubrerythrin-like domain-containing protein — MTLEEQREYVCVNCGRRETVGDALLSTCQQCGGEMRNVELIRE, encoded by the coding sequence ATGACGCTCGAGGAGCAACGCGAGTACGTGTGCGTCAACTGTGGCCGGCGGGAAACGGTCGGCGACGCACTCCTCAGTACCTGCCAACAGTGCGGGGGCGAGATGCGAAACGTCGAGTTGATCCGCGAATAG
- a CDS encoding rubrerythrin-like domain-containing protein has translation MVYDDPYTPERAYYECLDCGHRETTDSLESCPKCHGRVRNIAVARE, from the coding sequence ATGGTATACGACGATCCGTACACGCCCGAACGAGCGTACTACGAATGCCTGGACTGTGGCCACCGCGAGACGACCGACTCGCTCGAGTCCTGTCCGAAGTGCCACGGTCGCGTCCGAAACATCGCAGTCGCACGAGAGTGA